From Aedes albopictus strain Foshan chromosome 1, AalbF5, whole genome shotgun sequence, one genomic window encodes:
- the LOC109417230 gene encoding uncharacterized protein DDB_G0271670 isoform X2, which produces MAVFLINICKFNGCGITFPSLGDLIQHIEDTHIDYESQIIGQKEKSQSTCLPLSYVLRFITDPSRRENSNLTNGATGAGCGGVRGSTLSSSGGHNGPSLTASGAVNGGGGGGADCAGYQSTPPGTPGSTTSSSLLGGSGGLGGGGGLGSGTTGSGSGGGSAGGGGGAGSGDGSEMDDDDMMVSESEDSNDSWTTEEFSSEFIMRYGSRRHSSSSGNGLNSSNEKPFACPVPGCKKRYKNVNGIKYHSKNGHKKDGNRVRKGFKCHCGKSYKTSQRLKNHQLSAHQNPVVVDAVSPTAAVATASVTGALLSPVSSTSNCSSSSSSSSSSSSCSAATVSSIVQSLCSSTGANGSSNSNNQQHQQTGGGNATLSVPSAVAIATAAVSSQIASSSSSSSSSSSSSSSSSSSSAGSPNGKYDNLGILTPATSPKLTLMTATGGAGSDSLLPMTPISPTGGTATGSGGGGGAGGGGTSTNATTLVSSKALSAATLVGQLHTEET; this is translated from the exons ACTACGAGTCGCAGATCATCGGCCAGAAGGAAAAGTCCCAGTCCACGTGTCTTCCGTTGAGCTATGTGTTGCGGTTCATCACGGACCCATCGCGGAGGGAGAACTCCAACCTGACCAATGGCGCCACCGGTGCCGGGTGTGGTGGTGTCCGGGGAAGCACCCTGAGCAGTAGTGGTGGACACAATGGCCCAAGCCTGACGGCTTCCGGCGCAGTCAACGGAGGGGGTGGTGGTGGTGCTGACTGTGCCGGGTATCAAAGTACACCGCCGGGAACGCCCGGAAGTACCACATCGTCGTCGTTGCTCGGTGGAAGCGGGGGCCTGGGAGGCGGAGGGGGACTTGGCAGTGGAACCACGGGGAGTGGCTCCGGTGGGGGAAGcgccggtggcggcggcggcgccggAAGTGGTGACG GTAGCGAAATGGACGATGACGACATGATGGTGTCCGAGTCGGAGGACAGTAATGATTCCTGGACGACGGAGGAGTTCAGTTCGGAGTTCATCATGCGCTATGGAAGCAG GCGCCACTCTTCATCCAGTGGAAACGGGCTGAACTCATCCAACGAGAAACCTTTTGCATGTCCTGTGCCCGGTTGTAAAAAGCGATACAAGAACGTGAACGGTATCAAGTACCATTCGAAGAACGGCCATAAAAAGGACGGAAA TCGCGTCCGGAAAGGCTTCAAGTGTCACTGTGGCAAAAGCTACAAAACATCCCAGAGGCTAAAGAACCACCAGCTCAGTGCTCACCAGAACCCGGTGGTGGTGGACGCTGTCAGTCCGACGGCTGCTGTGGCCACTGCCAGCGTAACCGGGGCACTGCTATCACCCGTTTCCTCAACTTCCAactgttcgtcgtcgtcgtcgtcgtcatcttcgtCGTCGTCCTGTTCAGCCGCCACGGTGTCGTCCATCGTTCAATCCCTATGTTCCTCGACCGGCGCCAACGGAAGCAGTAACAGCAACAATCAGCAACATCAACAAACCGGTGGTGGCAATGCGACGCTCAGCGTGCCGAGTGCCGTCGCCATTGCCACCGCAGCAGTATCTAGTCAAATTG CATCCTCTTCCTCCTCTTCGAGTTCATCCTCATCTtcatcgtcctcgtcgtcgtcgtcttcggccGGTTCCCCAAACGGCAAGTATGACAACCTGGGCATCCTGACGCCGGCGACCTCGCCCAAGCTGACCCTGATGACTGCCACCGGCGGAGCGGGCTCGGACAGCCTGCTCCCGATGACCCCCATCAGCCCAACGGGTGGAACGGCCACCGGttccggtggcggcggcggcgccggAGGAGGAGGTACTAGTACAAACGCCACCACGCTGGTAAGTAGTAAAGCCTTGTCGGCGGCCACTCTCGTGGGCCAACTGCACACCGAAGAGACGTAG
- the LOC109417230 gene encoding uncharacterized protein DDB_G0271670 isoform X1 has protein sequence MAVFLINICKFNGCGITFPSLGDLIQHIEDTHIDYESQIIGQKEKSQSTCLPLSYVLRFITDPSRRENSNLTNGATGAGCGGVRGSTLSSSGGHNGPSLTASGAVNGGGGGGADCAGYQSTPPGTPGSTTSSSLLGGSGGLGGGGGLGSGTTGSGSGGGSAGGGGGAGSGDGKNAAAASAGTDMKRKMAIKHHSYSMSSSNRSTTPTGSEMDDDDMMVSESEDSNDSWTTEEFSSEFIMRYGSRRHSSSSGNGLNSSNEKPFACPVPGCKKRYKNVNGIKYHSKNGHKKDGNRVRKGFKCHCGKSYKTSQRLKNHQLSAHQNPVVVDAVSPTAAVATASVTGALLSPVSSTSNCSSSSSSSSSSSSCSAATVSSIVQSLCSSTGANGSSNSNNQQHQQTGGGNATLSVPSAVAIATAAVSSQIASSSSSSSSSSSSSSSSSSSSAGSPNGKYDNLGILTPATSPKLTLMTATGGAGSDSLLPMTPISPTGGTATGSGGGGGAGGGGTSTNATTLVSSKALSAATLVGQLHTEET, from the exons ACTACGAGTCGCAGATCATCGGCCAGAAGGAAAAGTCCCAGTCCACGTGTCTTCCGTTGAGCTATGTGTTGCGGTTCATCACGGACCCATCGCGGAGGGAGAACTCCAACCTGACCAATGGCGCCACCGGTGCCGGGTGTGGTGGTGTCCGGGGAAGCACCCTGAGCAGTAGTGGTGGACACAATGGCCCAAGCCTGACGGCTTCCGGCGCAGTCAACGGAGGGGGTGGTGGTGGTGCTGACTGTGCCGGGTATCAAAGTACACCGCCGGGAACGCCCGGAAGTACCACATCGTCGTCGTTGCTCGGTGGAAGCGGGGGCCTGGGAGGCGGAGGGGGACTTGGCAGTGGAACCACGGGGAGTGGCTCCGGTGGGGGAAGcgccggtggcggcggcggcgccggAAGTGGTGACGGTAAGAATGCGGCGGCAGCATCGGCTGGTACCGATATGAAGCGCAAGATGGCTATTAAACATCACAGCTACAGCATGTCATCCTCGAACCGAAGTACAACGCCCACGG GTAGCGAAATGGACGATGACGACATGATGGTGTCCGAGTCGGAGGACAGTAATGATTCCTGGACGACGGAGGAGTTCAGTTCGGAGTTCATCATGCGCTATGGAAGCAG GCGCCACTCTTCATCCAGTGGAAACGGGCTGAACTCATCCAACGAGAAACCTTTTGCATGTCCTGTGCCCGGTTGTAAAAAGCGATACAAGAACGTGAACGGTATCAAGTACCATTCGAAGAACGGCCATAAAAAGGACGGAAA TCGCGTCCGGAAAGGCTTCAAGTGTCACTGTGGCAAAAGCTACAAAACATCCCAGAGGCTAAAGAACCACCAGCTCAGTGCTCACCAGAACCCGGTGGTGGTGGACGCTGTCAGTCCGACGGCTGCTGTGGCCACTGCCAGCGTAACCGGGGCACTGCTATCACCCGTTTCCTCAACTTCCAactgttcgtcgtcgtcgtcgtcgtcatcttcgtCGTCGTCCTGTTCAGCCGCCACGGTGTCGTCCATCGTTCAATCCCTATGTTCCTCGACCGGCGCCAACGGAAGCAGTAACAGCAACAATCAGCAACATCAACAAACCGGTGGTGGCAATGCGACGCTCAGCGTGCCGAGTGCCGTCGCCATTGCCACCGCAGCAGTATCTAGTCAAATTG CATCCTCTTCCTCCTCTTCGAGTTCATCCTCATCTtcatcgtcctcgtcgtcgtcgtcttcggccGGTTCCCCAAACGGCAAGTATGACAACCTGGGCATCCTGACGCCGGCGACCTCGCCCAAGCTGACCCTGATGACTGCCACCGGCGGAGCGGGCTCGGACAGCCTGCTCCCGATGACCCCCATCAGCCCAACGGGTGGAACGGCCACCGGttccggtggcggcggcggcgccggAGGAGGAGGTACTAGTACAAACGCCACCACGCTGGTAAGTAGTAAAGCCTTGTCGGCGGCCACTCTCGTGGGCCAACTGCACACCGAAGAGACGTAG